acaaccagtaatatgcacagtaacacaataaaatcaccattaatatcgctcaacaattgataaatataaTTACACCTAGTTAAATCatgttcttcaattaaatatctttcgcatataattcttacgaataaaactctttttcaaatataatttcctcaaataaacatctttcgaatataaaattctttcactaAATctattcaaatataattctttcaattaaaaagtcaccatgtgacacctcatttcataatcataaaaatacgggtctcagcccatttttatatttttcgtaaacacgggtctcagcccatttttatattttcacggcacttcgtatccataaataaatcatcatattttcccggtaTCTCGTGCCCACGTTGCATATCACagttgcacggataattcacgtgccaatattattatcatcatggtatataagatccgcatggtcaatttatttttaataaagtaaggtaaaaatctttaaataaaataagatattttcattaaaataaagcctcagataaactactgatttggatataaaatttattaaattaaaaatactaaaaaattTCTTTcacttaaaacaactcaatcatcaaaacaagtacaacccaaaaatacaaatcctcaaagtttCATACAAAAacgtcaaggtcaacacaatacatcaaaaaatacaaaacacttaatattaagtaaaataatataTCACGGGGAACACAAGAAATTATAAATTacgaaaaaacaaaataaccaaaggtaagtgcagccatagagaaatatcaacaaaagggcactcccgaggtaccgcctcgtagtcccaaatcataaataaattcacaatcttttatttttcttatatcaccgcaggagccttcacattaaattttaaagaaattatttttttccgaaatagcatcctgtgttttagccacccttatcacaccacatgacttctagtagttcccctactagccacgcgtttcaagccactattatctcaccgcatgagtttcaacaccctgaccttatatcaccgcatgacttctagtagttcccctactagccacgcatttcaagtcacccttatctcaccgcatgcatataaattcataatatttcacaaatcgcacctcaaatgcGGAAATATCatagcataatacaacttgcatctcaagtgcccaaatattacaacatatcgcAAAATTGCACATCatgtgctcaaatattacaacttatcacagattgttcatcaagtgctcaaatattaccacttatcacaaattgcacataaagtgctcaaatattataaattatcacagattgcacatcaagtgctcaaatattacaacttatcacagattgcacatcaagtgctcaaatatcacaacttgccacaaaatttaacaacaccttattttccacaataaggagaccatggctcgaccataaggTGCAAAAAagcttaacaaaatattcggaagtgaacaactcaacaaaattatatttcacataaaattaAGGTGAAAATcacaagtggaccttttgctgctcagtatagtcgactttgatgtgatattgggtatggattggttatctccatgttatgttgttatagattgtcacgctaagacgatgacgttggctatgccgggaattccgagggttgagtggagcgattctgtagattatgtgccaagtagggtgatttcatatttgaaggctcagcgcatggttgagaagggttgcctatcttatttggcttttgtgagggatgttggtgctgagaCTCCTATCAATGATTATGTTCCTGTGGTACGtaattttctggatgtgtttcctgcagacctaccgggcatgccgcctgaaagggatattgactttggtattgatttggtgccgggcactcagcccatttctattccaccgtatcgtatggcaccgggggagtgaaggaattgaaagaacggctttaggaactccttgataagggtttattcggcctagtatttcaccttggggtgcaccggttctatttgtgaagaagaaggatggttccatgagaatgtgtattgattacaggcagttgaacaaggtcatagtcaagaacaagtaacctttgcctcgtattgatgatttatttgaccagtttcagggagcGAGAGTGTTCTCCATGATCGATTTGAGGTAcggttatcaccagctaaagattcgggattcagatattcttaagacagcttttaggagtagttgtttggcgatcgcagcccctgctcttctccctcttatcttcttctagttgtatttagctatttttcaggctgagttagccttgatattgttagacagattgtagtagatgctcatgactagtgacatcccTATGTCGGatttttccttccgcacttttattttgatttgaatttCTTTACGaaattttttatgttaaataacatttaaattatctttgaaatgaaaacatcGATTTGTTTtaaaaatgagtcggcttgcctagttccacgataggcatcatcacgacaggggttagtttgggtcgtgacagagtaattaatacagttttatgatattccgtacttattatatttcatcttagttaattattgttaattactgaatgggaaaaaggaattggtttaatgattctctaacgttggcttgcctagcaagtgaaatgttaggcgccatcacggtcccgtcggtgagaaattttggttcgtgacacttGCCCCGGGGCTCGCCCTAAAAATATCTTTTAAAACAGTATTCATAACTCATAAGCTAAGTAAATCATTTTATATTGGGACGTGACAGGTGTGAATAATCGTCTTATAGCTTGGAGTTTCTTCACTTCATTTCTAGCACAATAGCATTTTCCTTACTTGTTCAACATCAAAGACAACAAAAATTACTAAGTAGTATTTTGATAAAAAAGTGAATCAGTCTTAAATGGGTCTATTAGACGGTTATAAAGTATGGGGTCTTATGTGTAGATATTCgaatataatttttaatataatgaTAGGTTAAATTAGAAATACATAAACTTGTGCACTTATTACTAGGGTTATGATCACTATATCAGATAGGATTTTCTTTCTAGCATCCCATCATTAGAAAGGTGATTACGGCTTGATTTGGAAAATTACTAACGGCTAGACTAAATAATTTCAGCCGTTATTATGAATTCAGGTTTGCTTTCGCatctaatatttttcttttttatttgacATAATAGGTCTTGGGTAAGAGATGATGGTGTTCATCTCTAAATTATTTTGGCACTAACACAACGCTCTAACCAGGGGAGGAGTAGACTATTGCTTATGGGTTCAGACCAACTCAGTAGTTTTTTGCTAGACCTTGTATTTAtgttaagaaatttattaaatatgtgtAAATATTTAATTGTGACCCCAATAATTTTAAATACGTGCTATGAGTTTGTTGACAAGTTCAAAACCCATTCATTTTAAATTCTGACTTTATCTTTCACAAGTGAGGATTGCTCAATTGGTTAAAAACACATCCACCCATGACCGTTAGTGTCTtgggttcgagtcacgctggagGGAAAGTGTCTTGGGTTCGAATCACGCTGGAAGGAAAGTGTGAAAACACTATAGATCCTTCTAATTTGGGAGggattaaaaaaataattgactCCGGCTCAAAGCAAGAGTATTAGCAGAAAATGTTCAAAGCACGCCATTTGTTTGTTTCGAAAACACGATCATTAGGCTCTGCTAGTGAGTCCAGGTAAGAGATGGCCTCATCAACCTTATAAAGTCCTCTTGGCAACCAAAAAAAAAGAGATTCGAGGATTTAATTTAATAATtcaaaatcaatacaaaagtaCAAAATTCTATACTTTTTCTCATATTAAATGCCCAGAATATGTTTTTTCTCTTTCCGTCACTTTTAGTTGTCCATTTTGTACTTTTCACGcctcttaaaaaataaaaaataaagtatataatttatcatgatactcatattaattggtGTATAATCTTAAtggatttgaaaaatgatttggaatgagtaattaatgcaaatggaaaaacatgaaatgtaaattatttttttcttgataatgcgaaaagtgacaagtaaaaataaaaatttatttttacaatACTTGGCAATTAAAAGTGAATAAACTTCTTTCGTTGACTTTTAGTTGTCAAAATAATCTTTTTGGAATAAAAGTGAACGAAAGGAGTTCATTCACTTGGTAGGACTTGAGAGCTCATAAAACAATAATCAAATTTTTTGAACCTGATAGATTACGTAATTCCAGTAGTGGCGAATCCCAATCGTGCCAAGTGGAATCGGGCCCACTAAGAATGTATTTAGTATTTTTAAGGGAAAATATACTGTATAGCTGctttcaaaataatagccgaaaaaatatacttttttttgtatatttttctatATACACACATATTTTGTATATTACATACAACAATTagacaaattttatacacttatTCGGCTTtctaatttaaataatttttgacacgagttaaaattaaaaaaaaaaaagcccaTTAGTTATTAAATATGTTTGTTtgagttataaaaatatgaagGCCTGTCTTTGAAATGATTAAACTCCAACAACTGACAACTCCAGATGCTGCGCAAAATCTTCTTGTCTTGGAATAAAAGAAGAAAGcagaagaaaagaaaatgaataaGGAAAAGTTGGCAGAAAAACAAAGATGCAAGACCTATGCCGCAGGCGGGCGGAGTGCACACAGCTATTTTTAGGacctttatttaaaaaatattcaaaatttataaattttcaattttaaaTCCTCGGGTCTTAAGTCGTCTAAAGTCATCAAATTTCAGAcgagtttttcaaattttgatGCTCTAAAATTAGTCGAATTGATTACTTAACAAGTCACGATTTACATCACTTTCTTTGAAATGAAGAAGTTATGATTTGGAGTAAACACATGGTATGAATTGCTTTTTACCATTGAAGACTGTGTCGACAATTCATTCAAATCAAAACCGTGTATCAGTTTCTTTGTCTTTGGTGTGTTAATTTGGTTACATTCGTTTAACTTAAATAGAAATATCACTCGCCCAAAACCGTTCACCAATTGAGCAGATTACACATTGACAGGACAAGCTAATACCCATGCTAGGCTTTGCAAAGTGTCCAACTGAGATGATGTGGCGAAACTAAAAAATTTCTCGGGCGTGTTCATATTTGAAAGAAGTGACAAAAAATTTTCGACAAAAGGTGTTCAGTATATGTTATATATCGCTAAAACCTAatattttatctatatatataGTGTAAATTGACCACCCTTTAACAAATGTAGCTTCGCCCCTGCTGAAATGTTTCTATAGATTGGGCTTGTAATTATTGGGACTTTTGGCTGAGTTGGTTAACTGAGTTGGTTGGGTGAGTGGTTTCCCAAATGGGAGACCTGAGATCAATTTTCCTCGCCGGCAGTCTCCTCGTCGCACTGGGCATGCTTAGTATGGTTTACATTTCCTGTGTGGTTTGCGAGCTATTACACAGTGAACATGTTACCCAGTACGCGCCCGAATAATAGCGGTTGTGGTTTTCTATGggaattttccaaaaaaaaaaaaaaaaaaattgtgggAGTTTTTAGTCGAATTTTCAATCTTTGCCGTTAGGGGAACTTATGTTAAAGCTCAAATATTAATAATGATGTCTCCCTGTAGTTACAATTTGAATTATTAAATGGCACATCTTATACCACAAGCTGCGAAAAAATAATATACATgtaataaacttaattatttggTCAAAATTGAGCACGTCTGGACCATTTCTTCTCTCGTCTATCTGTCTCTTATCGTTTCTAATGTCAATTGATTCTTGACAGCCCAAGAGAATAGTTTGAAGATTATAtgctactatatatatatatatatatatatatatatatatatatatatatatatatatatatatatatagtagcaTATATATATCCAATATTGCAGACCTTTTCGTTTCTTTACTGAGGATCCCCATCGTTTATAAAGCTAATGTTTtaacaatataattttttttttaacgaAGGCGAATTCAAGatttgaaaattatgattttgaaTTCGGTATTCTATCACATTCTATTCGATACAAATATATTATTTGTATTTATGAAAACATACCGTCAAATCTGagaattatttataaaaaaaaattaaaaaaatgatgGCTGTTCCATTCCATGCAAAGTCCAGGACATGCATGCACAGCCGGACGCACACAATAAGCAGAGGTGAATccataatttaaattttatgggttaaAGTTTTAAGGTTTTTAgaattgaacccattatattttttaagttatgagttcatatctactatttttgtaattttaatgaatttttgtaCATAAAATTTTTACACCGcgtcaaaagttatgggttcaattgaacccagaACTAACATACTACATCCACCCCTGAACATAGGGGGAGGGGTTAtcgatactatatatatatacttgcaaATGTTTTCAAAAAATAGTCACATATTAGCATACGCTACCGTGTACTTCAATATTTATGAATGTCATGTGCCTCGCGACCGCCGAATTCTGGTTCCGCTATGCATGGTAGGTAATGTGGAGATTAATTTACAATTAGGTAAGTGTATGTCAACCTTTGACAGTGAGACAATAATGAAGATTCGAATAATTCCTTAATTATTATAGGAAAAACTAAAGTTTATAGCAAATTATGGCTTCATATAATTAATTTTCTCGAACTTGAAActtaaagaagaaaaatgggttGCTTAGTAATTGTGAATCTATTGTTAAGAATTCTTTCACTTTGTTGTTTGGCAACATCTATCACCATCCTCACTACTGCCTCCTCTGATATGACTGTTTCTTCCTTATTTCACAAAGATGTTGAAGTCAAATTTGGCTTTTCTGATTTCTATGCTTATCGGTAAGTATTTTACTTTTTTGCATCTTTCATTTTCATATACTAAAAAAGGAAATTTTCTACAAAAGTTCAGTTGGAAATTGGCTCGTCGCAAAGTGATTTCCTGTGGAAAGTCTGTCGGAGACGTTTCCGGCAAGTCAATTTCATCCGAAAATTAGAACTTTCATCTCCAAAGTAtcgggatctggggagggtagtatataTCTAGACATTACCCCTACCTTGATGTTTCAGAAGACTCTTGGTTTAAGAAAAGCAGCGCTTTTTAGGGAGTATTTAGGACTCGCTTGTCCatgaatttaaaaatatatatatatatatatatatatatatatatatatatatatatatatatatatatatatgtttgtccataaaattttgcaagttttgtttttcaaaaaaaaCTTTTCTCTCCGCTCATAaaactgcaatattttttcaagtgaaatgcatatccaaacataatttcaaatttcaaataccatttttcaacttaactccaaatactaactttttttttttaaaaaaaaaaaatgcaatTTTAATGTCCAAACGCCTATATATAACTATTGCTTACAGTTTAGCCCTACGGATCTATTCATTTTTGTACGAGTTTTTTATGTACGACAATATATAACTTATTTACACGTCTAGTTTAAGTTGACCAACAAGAACATATATATAACTCTTTATAACAAGTTTGATATAATAATTATCTGGAAATCGAGTAATAACTTTTGGTAATTAGTTTGTtaaactgaattgatgatataagATTAACTATTTACACGATCAATGCATGTTATTTGAATGCTTAACATATATTCTTATATACTTGGTGCTGTTAAATGATGGGGTTTTCAGTTACATGCTTGCTTGTGCTGCTGCTGGATTTGTATATTCTCTTCTACAAACAGTATTTGCAATAATCCAAGTGAAGACTGGAGATTGCATCTGTGATAAACTCATTCACTTTGACGTATACGCTGATAAGGTATGTCATCGTGTAGTTTAATCTATTAAAAcatattgtaattaattatcatttttatcaGGGTATGAATTAATGTTTGTAATAATTGTATGAAAAACACTAGTTTAGAAGACTTACGGTAGTTCTTCAAAGTAGAAGCGAATCGTCTGTAGCAATACGACTTGGATTACTGGCAGTGGCTGAGCCATAATTTTCATTAAAtggagtcaaaatataaagaaataaactcatcAAGAAGTCAATtagtgttattatatatatatatatatatatatatatatatatatatatatatatatatattatttttatttttaaaattacctagttatacagtgtaattttccgaCGAAGGGGTACCGGTTGACACCCCTTTGATGTATTTGGCTCCGCCACTGATTAGTGGTCGTTGGAAATCTCACTACTTACCAGACGAACTCCCTTATTTTCACTGTCTAATTACCCTCAATTTaagaacaataataatactaatacCCAACCCTAGCTGATTCACCAATTTCTTTTGTGTAGTCTTTCAACACCCATAATGGTGTTTATATCGACTTAATTGCATTTGAGTTTGGGATCTTTATACAAATAACCGGtcatatttattgtttactttttttagtcatatacataaattatatattgattatatacaactatacacatataatacataaattatacatatattataccttATTTGGCTATTTTTTAGTTTAAGTGTTTGGCTAGTACTCCTTACGGGGGCAAGTGCATATATAGTCATTTTCAGGGATACTATTTAGAGATTAATCGATACTTATTTTGTcctaaaattataaattaaaaatcttaacttcaagACAATTCAAGATATTTTTATCCCGAAAATTTGAACTGAAAAACTGAAATTAAAGACGTACTGACTAATTCTTAAATAGCAGCCATTTAGAATGGCTAACTGGTGTCATTTCTGCCTCCTCCTTAGTTCCTTGTGAGTGTGTACTTGGCCCAAAAGCCGTTTTTTCCAACAATGTTTATCATAGGGATTTACTTATTTTGTACATATAAAACTAAATATATTTTCTTGATTATAAGCAGATAATGTCGATGATAGTGGGTACGGGTGCAGCAGCAGGGTTTGGTTTAACGGTGGATTTGAATTGTTTGCCTAATCGTGCAATGATCACCGTTGATTTTCTGAACAAAGAAAACGTAGCAGCTAGCTTTTGTCTCGGCGGATTTGTATGCACAATGATTTCATCGTTTATATCATTAAAAATCTTTAAGGATGATTACTTGTATGAATGCTAGTTATTTAGTTTGTTAAATTAAAAATCATGGTCATTGAATTCCCTACTCATGTTTTAATTTCTTTTGTCGGCCCTCTTAGATTTTGTAAATTAAACATCTTCGTTGGAAGAGTAATCTTAATTTGTTTGTTTTTAAGTTTAAGTATATATATTTTCCTTCATTTATTTAGTGAATGAACTGCGCCAACAAAAAGATTTACGCTACATATCGCATATAAAATGAAATGGGGAGTAGAAAATTGCAAGATAATGAAGCTAATTTAGTTGTATTTATCCTCATTAATGAAAAATGTTATCACTTATGGGGTTTTGAACTagttatataataattaattcactTATTTATCCTCATTTATCGCATATAAAATGAAATGGGGAGTAGAAAATTACAAGATAATGAAGCTAATTTAGTTGTATTTATGCTAAACGTATTGTTCAATGATGGGCTTCTTTCCTAATACCCTAAAAACCtcttaaattatcatatttttatcGGTTTCCTAGTTAAACTATTCGGTGTCCCCAAAATCCTCCTGAACTATATTATCCTTTatattaccccccccccccccggcatAATATGTGTAAACACTCGCTTGGGAGCGCAAAATGGCTCACATGACAGAAAATAATGTTTAATTAGCCTAACTCTCTTTcacatttatttttttaataaatattctccTTATTACAGTTATATCCACCTTTCTTCCTCATTTTTTCACCATTCTTCCTTCTTTTATTacctttcttctttattttttaccttcttcttcatttttacctttttttcttcagttttccATATGGTTTCCTCTAAAAACATTTCTTCCTCTCTTGTTTCCTCTGAAATGATTTattctctttcttgttttagtcTTCTTTCATGTCTTACACATATTGTTGAAAAAATACCAATTTAAATCTTTTTATTAAACTCAACACCTTGTAGAGAATAACGTTGAATGTCTTGAACCTTCTTTATGTTATCGGGAATTAGAGAATATAATTGTTGGCCAGTTAAATTTTATTTGCAAAATATTATTTTGTGTTATCTTTTTTATATAATATAAGATGATTTAAGAAATGCAACGctatatgctttaattgatatttttattttgtgCTACAAAGTGAATATAAATAAGGACTTATTCAATTGGAGTTAATTAGCATAAAGCACAATCACAATTAAATCTAAAATTAATATAGTATATTAAATACTATTTTGTCCAAAACTCCTAAAATTAATCAATCATACATGAGTAATACGTCATGAATAAACTAAATAAAAGACTTTGTACAAATCATAAGTTAATATAGTTAGACAAACATACCTTTAAAAGTCCAACATGGGATTTAATATATAGGGGAATATAGTTCGGAGGGGGGGATACCCGATAGTTTAAGTAGGTAACTGACAAAAAAAATGATTGTTTAGGCGGATTTTAGGCTGAGTTAAATAGGCATGTGTAGTGCTACATGGCACGTTTTTTAGATAATTAGGAGTGTGTACTAGACGCACCTGTAAGAATGCAATTAAGGATTTTTAATATGAAGGGCAACATAGTTCAAGGGGGTTTTGGAGACACCGAAAAGTTCAAGTAGAAAACTAACAAACATGATAGTTTAGGGGAATTTTAGGATattaactcaaaaataaaatctaCAGTGGTTTGGATATTAAAGTAATAGAATACTAAAACCAACGAAATTAATACTTCCTCTGGTctactttaattatttttttggatgttttcacacatattaaggaattctccttttaacattaattaacaataaaattgaccatattaatcctattttattaattgaaaatataacaaatgcTCCTAGGCTCTTAACTTCAAGGAAAACTTTGGaggaaaaaaaaagttaaatccTTCTTTatctaaaaaaaaatcaaatattgtggaccacaaaaaaaataaagaatcaattaaagtggaccggagaGAGTACTACATTTTTCTAAAAATCAAAATCAATCTCAAAGCCGACCACGATTTTTTTATCCACCTTTGTTGTTTCTTCACCAAACTCTAAACTAAGGGTATGTTTGGAAAGCCACCAGGTAATTGGAATTGGTGTAATTATTGGGTAGTAATTACACAGTTATATAATTATGACGACATGTTTGTTTGTCATAGTGTAATTACAAGTttactgtttggttgcacaagtataattacacagttagattaaattttaaataaagtaattatgaaaacttaaaagttaatatGATAAATATATGCCTATAAATTTTTATAAGTAAATGATATTATATTTTGTATTTAAGATGTATATTTTTTCGTGAATATATATTAAttagtaatcatatatttataactaatattgtataaataatttatatatatatatatatatatatatatatatatatatatatatatttaaaattaataatattgaATCTAGATACTtacaaaaactaaaaatatatgttttgtaagaacatcatggaactcatgtttgataaaataaattaatatttataaatataatgtcataGCATTATTCAAATGTTTGATAAGTAAAGTCTATGCAATGTGAACAACATGCAATGTGAGCCAATATTACTAAAACAAGTAAATTATAACCATGAATATAACAcaatttcaaaattcaaaataaaataaaatagtctaacatatgtcaaattccaacataataatagTAAGTTCCACTACAACTAAACATTAAGaaacataataagtttataaCTACATTCAACAACGAAATTCCTCTTTAATTGCATgactcattatttctaatattaggaggGGTAGTTTcaaaaaatagaataataaattaaatataagcaattacacggaatcacaagaagtaaatgtagagaaataaaagataaataatgtacaaaaactatatattttaaaaattcaaaagaaattaaaaggtataaataaatttaaaaaattaaaataatagaaataaaaag
This region of Nicotiana tomentosiformis chromosome 4, ASM39032v3, whole genome shotgun sequence genomic DNA includes:
- the LOC104093405 gene encoding CASP-like protein PIMP1 isoform X2; amino-acid sequence: MGCLVIVNLLLRILSLCCLATSITILTTASSDMTVSSLFHKDVEVKFGFSDFYAYRYMLACAAAGFVYSLLQTVFAIIQVKTGDCICDKLIHFDVYADKIQVHFTSLDVSELPAHGDFEVYLPASADS
- the LOC104093405 gene encoding CASP-like protein PIMP1 isoform X1, with the protein product MGCLVIVNLLLRILSLCCLATSITILTTASSDMTVSSLFHKDVEVKFGFSDFYAYRYMLACAAAGFVYSLLQTVFAIIQVKTGDCICDKLIHFDVYADKIMSMIVGTGAAAGFGLTVDLNCLPNRAMITVDFLNKENVAASFCLGGFVCTMISSFISLKIFKDDYLYEC